CTATCCGGCAACCACCCGCAGCCACTTTTCACGGCAATCGAGTCGTCCGCAAAGATCTCGGAGAGCAGCCATGCATTCGTGACTTCGCTTGCAGCACCGCCGACGGTCAGGCCATTGCCCGGACCGGTCGATCCGGCGTCTCGCGCGTCGGCCGCCCCCGCGACGAAGAACCCCGCCCCACGCCGCGCTACGAGCATGCCGTTGGCTACGAGCCGGTCGTAAGCCTCCACCACGGTGAACGTGCTGATGCCGTGCGCCTTCGCCAGCGCACGAATCGACGGCATTCGCATGCCCGCATGCAGCGTCTGACGCTGCAACGCGTGTTCGACCTCGCGCACGATCTGGTCGACGAGCGCTTCCGGTTGGGCGCGATTCAGGGAAAAGGCGAGCGGTTGGACCATGGTGGCAGGGTAGAGGCTGTTGCCAATACAGTTGAGGCAATTGACCGATACAGAATATACATTTTCCGAGAAACTGTACATGTCTGTACCGGTTGGCCTCTCGTAGGATCGATGCCATCCACCCGTGGCGATCTGTCTTGCCGTCCGCGGGACATCCTGATCGAGCCAAGACCTGAGGAGCCCCCGCGATGAACATGAAAGACCTGAATCTCGATATGACGGCGTTCTGGATGCCATTCACGAACAACCGGCAGTTCAAAAGCTCGCCGCGCCTGTTGGTGAAGGCCGAGGGCATGTATTACACGTCGTCGGACAATCGACAGATTCTGGACGGCACGGCCGGGCTGTGGTGCGTGAACGCCGGTCACTGCCGTACCGAGATTGTCGAGGCGATCCGTCAGCAGGCCGGTGAAATGGACTTTGCGCCGACGTTCCAGATGGGGCACCCGAAGGCGTTCGAAGCCGCTAGCAAGATTGCCGCCATCACGCCGCAGGGACTGGATCGCGTCTTCTTCACGAACTCGGGCTCGGAGTCGGTCGACACCGCACTGAAGATGGCCCTCGCGTATCACCGCGCACGAGGGGAAGGCCAGCGCACGCGGCTCATCGGTCGCGAGCGTGGATACCACGGCGTGGGCTTCGGCGGCATTTCGGTGGGGGGTATTTCGCCGAACCGCAAAGCCTATTCGGGCCAACTGCTGCCGGCCGTCGATCACCTGCCGCATACGCTCAACATCAAGGAAGCCGCCTTCACCAAGGGACAGCCGACGTGGGGCGCGCATCTCGCCGACGAACTCGAACGTCTGGTGACGCTGCACGACGCGTCGACCATTGCCGCGGTGATCGTCGAGCCGCTCGCCGGCTCCACTGGCGTGCTGGTGCCGCCGCAGGGCTACCTGCAGAAGCTGCGTGAAATCTGCGACAAGCACGGCATTCTGTTGATCTTCGACGAAGTCATCACCGGCCTCGGCCGTCTGGGCAAGCCGTTCGCCGCGCAGTATTTCGGCGTGACGCCGGACATCATCACGATGGCCAAGGGGGTGAACAACGCTGCCGTTCCGATGGGGGCCGTCGCCGTGAAGACGAGCGTGCATGACACCATCGTCAATGCCGGTAACGCGGGCGCGATCGAGTTTTTCCACGGCTACACGTACTCGGGGCACCCGCTGGCCGCCGCTGCCGCGTGCGCCGCGCTCGACGTGTACAAGAACGACGGCCTGTTTGAACGCGCCGCAAAGCTCGCGCCGTATTTCGAGAAGACGATTCACGGTCTGCGCGATCTGCCGAACGTCATCGACATTCGTAACCTCGGGCTGGTCGGCGGCATTGAAATGTCCACTCGCGACGGCAAGCCCGGTGCACGTGCACACGAGGTCTTCGTCAAGTGCTTCGAGAAGGGCGCGCTGGTGCGTTATACCGGCGACATTCTCGCGTTCTCGCCGCCGCTCATCGTGAGCGAAGCGCAACTCGACGAGTTGTTCGGCATCGTGGCCGAAGCCATTCGCGAGACGGCGTAACGACGTAAGCCGGAAACAAAAACGCCGTCAGGAGGTTTCTGACGGCGTTTTTTTCATGCGTCGACGTTAGCGCACCGGTGCGATCTCGATACCTTCGTCGAGCAGGAAGCTGCGAATGCGTTTGGCGAATTCGAGCGCGTGTTCTCCGTCGCCATGCAGGCAAACGGTTTGTGCCTGAATCGGAACGAGCGTGCCATCGATCGCGCGTACCCGTTGCTCGCGCACCATCGTCAGCGTTTGCGCCAGCGCGTCTTCTTCGCGTTCGATCAGGGCGCCGGGCGTGCCGCGTTTGACCAGCGAGCCGTCCGGGTTGTAGCCACGATCGGCGAAGACTTCCTCGACCGCATGCATGCCGGCGGCGCGCGCCGCCTTCACCAATTCACCGCCCGCCAGGCCGAAGATCGCAAGATCGGTGTCGAACGCGCGCACGGCTTCGACGAGCGTTTCGGCCAGCGCCGGATCGCGTGCGGCCTGATTGTAGAGCGCACCGTGAGGCTTGACGTGCGACAGCCAGCCACCTTGCGCGCGCACCATCGCCGCGAGTGCGCCGATCTGATACAGCATGCCGGCACGAATCTCGTCGAGCGGAAGCTGCATCTCGGTGCGTCCGAAATTCTCGCGGTCGGGGAAGCTCGGATGCGCACCGATGGCGACACCGTTCTCCAGCGCCCAACGCACGACCTGCTGCATGGTGCCTGCGTCGCCCGCGTGCCAGCCACAGGCAACGTTGGCTGAGCTGACCAGCGCGAGCAGCGCCTCGTCGTAATCGCAACCTTCGCCAAGGTCGACATTCAGATCGATCTTCATCATCAGTTCTCCAGCCGGGGACAAGCCGTCGCGCTTGCGCTGCGTCAGCGCTTGCGCGTGATGGCCGGTACCCGAGGGGTGTGCAGAATGCCGCGATCGTGCCACGCGAGGGCGCGCTCGATCTGGGCAAGATAACGCAACTGTTCGCGCAGGGCTTCGCGCGCCTCGGCGGCGCTGCATTCCGAGAAATACAGGGTGCTGCCCAGCCGCGCCTGACCGAGCCGCCACAGATCGGCAGTGATGACGGTGCCGATCTTGGGGTATCCGCCGGTGGTTTGCGCATCGGCCAGCAGAATGATCGGCTGTCCCGACGGCGGCACCTGAATGACACCCGGCAGCACACCGTGCGAGAGCAGATCGTGACTGCGATTCTTCTTGCGTGCGAGCGGTTCGGGTCCCGCCAGACGGTAGCCCATGCGATTGCTGTTAGGCGTGACCTGCCACGGATTCTCCCAGAAGCTCTTGTGCGTGGCAGCGGTGAAATCGTCGTACTCCGGACCCGGCAGGACGCGAACCCGTTGCGCCAGCGGATCGGACAGCCACAACGGGGGACGCACGCCCAATGGCTCGACCTTGCGCAGGGCGGCGTTGGCGCGCCCGATGCCGATGCGGTCGCCGTCGCGCAGCGCCCGGCCTTCGAAACCGCCGAAGCCGGCGGCCAGATCGGTGCTGCGCGAGCCGAGTGTCTCGGGCACGTCGATGCCGCCCGCGACAGCCAGATAGGTCCGCATGCCGAAGCGGGCCGGACGCAGTGTGAGTGTCTGACCGCGCGCGACCGGGAATCGCCACCATGACCACACGGGCGTGCCGTCGAGGTCGGCATGACAATCGGCCCCGGTCAGGGCGACGAGCGTGGCGGTGCTGAAGCGCACCACGCACGTCCCCATGGTGATTTCGAGGGTCGCGGCGCTCAGGGCGTTGCCGACCAGGCGATTGGCCACGGCGCAGGCGAGCGGGTCGACGGCGCCACCGCTGGCCACGCCGAATTCACGTTGTCGGGTACGGCCCAGATCCTGAACCGTGGTGAGCAGGCCGGCACGCTGGATGTCGATCACAGGTCAAGACTCGCGATAGTGAAGCGCACGCGGTCGCCCGGCGCCAGCAAGGCGGGCGGGGTCGCGGCGGGGTCGAACAGCGCACTGGCAGTGTGGCCGATGATCTGCCAGCCGCCGGGCGAGGTGAGGGGGTAGATGCCGGTTTGATTGCCGCCGATGCCCACGGAGCCGGCGGGTACCGACAGTCTTGGTTCGGCCCGGCGAGCGGTGGCAATCGACTCGTCGAGGCCACCCAAATAGGCAAAGCCCGGCTGAAAGCCAAGGAAGTAGACGACGTATTCCGGCGCGGTATGGCGCTGTACGACCGTCTTCGGCTGCAAACGCGCGAGCCTGGCCACCTCGGCCAGATCCGGGCCGTGCTGGCCGCCGTAGTGCACCGGGATCTCGATATCGCGTCCGACGTCTCCGGCGGCGGGAGGCGTCTGCCAGGCATCGCGCAGGCGCTCGCTCAGCAAGTCGATGTCGGTGGCGAGCGGATCGAACAGCAACGTGAGGTTGTTCATGCCGGGCACGACTTCACGCACATCGGGCCACTCGCGCGCGAGCGACGCCACGTGCCACACGCGGCGCTGTGTGGCCAGCGTAGGCGTGGTGCCGGCCTCGCATATGAGCGCACTGTCGCCGAGCGGCAGAATCTTGAGCGTTGTCATGGATTTAGCGATGGGTGCCGGAAGGGCGTGCAAAGGTGGCGGATTCCGTCACGATGGCGTCGAGCGCCAGATCGTGGGCTTCGGCGCTGAGGTGTTCGATCTCGAGCGCGTCGTAGGCGATGCCGAGCGTTTGCGGGGCGGGAGTCATCGAATGCAGCGTGCGGTCGTAGAAGCCGCCGCCATAGCCCAGCCGCAGACCGTCGCGCGTGAAGCCCACGCAAGGCACGAGCAGCAAGTCGGGCACCAGCACTTCGGTATCGGCCGGCACGGGAATGCGGTAGCGGCCCTCTTTCATGACGGTAGCGGGTGTCCAGCGATGGAAGACGAGCGGCGTCGCGGGGGCCGTGACGACCGGCAGGGCGGCCAGCCGCGGTGCTCCGGGAGGTGCCTGTGCGAGCCAGGCACCGACGACCTCGCGCGCGTCGAATTCGCGCTGGATCGGCCAGTAGAAGCCCACACAGCGCGGTGCACGGCGTGCCAGTTCGTCGGTCAATCGAGCGGCGAGCGCGGCGTCGCGTGCGTCGCGGTCAGCGAGCGTTGCACGCGTGTCCAGCAAAGCCTTGCGCAAACGTGCCTTTCCGGTGGCTGATTCCATCCCATTCCCGGCGGTTTGGGCCGCCGATTGGGCGGGGTCCCGTGCTATGCTTGAATCCACTTTTTAACCGACGCTCCCCGAAGATGTCAGAACGTTTGACCCGAGTATATCGCGCCGCTGCGCTGGCCCTGACCGCTGCCGCGCTGGTCGCCTGCAGCACGACCCAGGCAACCGGTCGTCCGAAGGCGCCACCGGCGGCAAGCCGCTCGACGACATCTGCCGACGCGCTTTCGCAGCGCTCGCCCGACGACATCTTCGTGCAACTGCGCGACGCCGCCCGCACCAACGATGCGCCGCGCGCCACCGCGCTCGCCGCCATGCTCACCGACTACGACGTGCCGTCGTATGTCCAGTACTTCCAGATCAAGTCGCGCATGTTCGATCGTTCGGGCAAGGCGCTCATCGATACGCCCGACGACGATATCCGGGCGTTCTTGCGCACGTATGACGGTCAGGCGATTGCCGACCGGATGCGCAACGACTGGCTGCTGGTGCTGGGCAAGCGCCACGACTGGCAGACGTTCGATGCCGAGTATCCGAAGTTCGTGCTCGACGACGATACCCAGGTCAAGTGCTATTCGATGATGTCGCGCGCTGCGCGTGGCGAGAACGTCACGCAGGCCGCCACCGATCTGCTGACCACGCCGAAGTACTACGGCGAAGGTTGCGTCGACATGATCAATACGCTGGCCGCGAGCGGGCAGTTGCCGCGCAAGGAAGTCTGGCACCAGATGCGTCTGGCATATGAGGAGAACTACACCTCGCTGGGCAAGCAGATTGCCGATGCGCTCGGCACCGCGCGCCCCGACGATACCCTGCTCGATATGGCGGCAACGCGTCCGGCGCAGATTCTCGCGCGCGGCGTCGACGGCTCGGAGGCGTCGCGCCAGCTCGCACTGCTCGCCACCGTGCGCATGGCGCGCAGCGACGCCATGCTCGCCGCAAGCAGCTTCTCGGGCATCGCAGGCAGTCTGTCGCAGGACGAGCGCGCCATCGGCTGGGGCGCCATTGGCATGCGCGGTGCCCTGTCGCAGAGCCCGATGGCGATCACCTGGTACCGTCAGGCCGGCAGCGCCAAGCTCTCGAACACCGCGCAGGAATGGAAGATTCGAGCTGCACTGCGCGCGGGCGACTGGAATCTCGTGCGCACGGGCATCGAAGCGATGCCCGCCGCGTTGCGCGACGACGGCGTCTGGACGTATTGGTATGGCCGCGCGCTGCGCGAAGCCGGTCAGGGCGACGCCGCCCGCGCCCAGTTCCAGAAGATCGCCATGCAGACGAACTTCTACGGTCAATTGGCGAACGAGGAGTTGGGCAACAAGACGGCGCTGCCCGCACGCACGACCGTCACCAAGGCGGAGATCGACGCGAACCGCGCGAACCCCGGTTTCCAGCGTGCGGCCAAGTTCTACGATCTGGGCCTGCGTTTCGAGGGCAACCGGGAGTGGAACTGGGAACTGCGCAACATGACCGACCGTCAGTTGATCGCCGCCGCCCAGTACGCCAATAGCATCGAACTGTTCGATCGCGCCGTGAACACGGCGGATCGCACGAAGGCCGAGCACGACTTCACACTGCGCTATCTGATGCCGTTCCGCAGCAAGGTGGAACCGCTCGCCGCCGCTGTCGATCTGGACGAGGCGTGGGCCTATGGTCTGATCCGTCAGGAGTCGCGCTTCATCATCAATGCCCGTTCGTCGGCCGGTGCCGGCGGTCTGATGCAGATCATGCCGGCGACCGCGAAGATGGTCGCCAAGCAGATCGGCATGGATTACCAGCCGGGCATGATGCACGACATCGATACCAATATCCGTCTGGGTACCAGCTATCTGTCGGATATCTACAATAAGTTCGACGGCTCGGCCGTGCTCGCGTCGGCCGGTTACAACGCCGGCCCGGGGCGTCCGCGGACCTGGCGCTCCACGCTGGACCGTCCGGTCGAGGGCGCGATCTTCGCCGAAACGATCCCGTTCAACGAGACGCGCACGTATGTCGAGAACGTGTTGTCGAACACGACGTATTACTCGGCCCTGATCACTGGCCGCCCGCAATCGCTCAAGGAGCGGCTCGGCGTAATCTTGCCCCAGTGACGGCGCCGCCGTCCCACAGTCATGACGCGGAGGTGACGCATGCGCTATAACGTTTGTGTCGTCGGTGGCACCGGTTTCATCGGCAGCCATCTGGTAGCCCGACTGGTGACCCTGGGACACGCGGTGCGCCTGCCGACGCGGCGCGTCGAGGCCGCAAAGGCGCTCGGCGTGTTGCCCGGTGTGGAACTGGTCGAGTGCGACGTGCACGACCCGCGCGCGCTGGAACGCGTGATGGCGGGTTGCGACGCCGTGATCAATCTTGTGGGCGTATTGCACAGCGATCGTGGCACGCCCTACGGTCGCGCGTTTGCCCGCGCTCACGTCGAACTGCCGCGCAAGATCGCACAGGCCTGTCGCGACAGGGGAATCGACAGGCTCATTCACATGAGTGCACTCGGCGCAGATTCCAACGGCCCGAGCATGTACCAGCGCTCCAAGGGCGACGGCGAGGTGGCGATTCGCGAGACGGGCATTCCTGCCACGATCTTCCGCCCGTCGGTGGTATTCGGCCCGGGCGATAAATTCCTGAATACGTTTGCCAGGCTGCAAAGGCGTCTGCCGGTGGTGCCGCTCGCGTGTGCCAAGGCACGCTTTCAGCCGATCTATGTGACGGACGTCGCGCAGGCGTTCGCAGGGGCGCTCGATAACGACGCGACGGTGGGCAAAACCTACGAACTGGGTGGCCCCGACGTCTACACGCTCGAAGCGCTCGTGCGCTTTGCCGGTGCCGCGTGTGGCTGCGAACGGCCGGTTCTGGCATTGCCGGACAGCACCGCGCGATTGCAGGCCGCGATCTTCGAGAAGTTGCCGGGCGAACCCATCATCACGCGCGACAATCTCGACTCGATGACGGTCGACAATGTCATGAGTGGTCCGCTGGCGCCCGAACTCGGACTCACGCCGAACGGGCTCGAAATTGCCGTCGATTATCTCGATGGCGATAACTGGGAGCGGCGTCTGTCGGATTACCGGCGGTACGCCGGACGTTGACGCTTCGCGTTTGCACGTCTGCGCAATCTGTGCGACAACGCTTCCTCATTACAGTCGCGCGGCACCCGGCGTGCCGCGGGCAAGGAAAGTCCTCATGCAATTGATCATCGCCAACAAGAAATATTCCTCATGGTCGATGCGTCCATGGGTCCTGCTCAAGCACTTCGGTATCGCGTTCGAAGAGCAGCAGGTGTGGCTCGCTCAACCCGACTCACGCGAGCAGATCCTGCGCTACTCCCCCACGGGCAAAGTGCCATGTCTGATCGACAACGGCATTACGGTCTGGGACTCGCTGGCCATTTGCGAATATCTGGCCGATAGCTATCCGCATCTGCCGCTGTGGCCGAAGTCGCGTGAAGCGCGTGCCCACGCGCGCAGCGTTTGCGCCGAGATGCACAGTGGTTTCACCGCGTTGCGCACGAACATGTGGATGAACGTGGGCGCGCATTGGCCGGGCGCAGGCACGACGCCCGAGGTACTGGCCGATATCCGTCGCATCGAAGCGATCTGGGAAGACTGTCTCGCGCGCTACGAAGGTCCGTTCCTGTTCGGCGACTTCACCATTGCCGACGCGTTCTATGCGCCGGTGGTCATGCGCTTTGCTACCTTCGAGCCGTCGCTGTCAGCGCATGCGCAGGCCTATGTCGAGCGTGTTCGCGAAGTGGCGGCCGTGCAGGCGTGGGTCGCTGCGGGGCGTGGCGAGACGGTGAGCATCGCTTATTACGAAGTGCGTCCATGAAGATTTACGCTGTCGGCGGAGCGATTCGCGACGCCATGCTGGGACTGCCCGTCAAGGATCGCGACTACGTGGTGGTGGGCGCGACGCCCGAGGAAATGGTGCGGCAGGGTTTTAAACCGGTCGGCAAAGACTTTCCCGTGTTTCTCCATCCCCAGACCCGTGCCGAATACGCGTTGGCTCGCACTGAGCGCAAGACGGCACGCGGCTATCACGGTTTCTCGTTCTACTTCGCCCCGGAAGTCACGCTGGAGGAAGATCTCGCGCGGCGCGACTTCACCATCAATGCGATGGCACGCGAAGTCATGCCCGATGACAGTCTGTCGGACGAACTGGTCGATCCCTACGGCGGTAAGCGCGATCTCGAGGCGCGGTTGTTCCGTCATGTGGGCGAAGCGTTTGCGGAAGACCCGGTGCGAATTCTGCGTTGCGCCCGGTTTGCCGCACGCTTCACCGACTTCTCCGTGGCCGGGGAGACGCTCGACCTGATGCGAGAGATGACGGCCAACGGCGAGGTCGATGCGCTGGTGGCCGAGCGCGTCTGGCAAGAGATTTCACGTGGGCTGATGGAGCGTCAGCCATCACGCATGTTCGACGTGTTGCGCGATTCGGGTGCGCTAGAGCGCATTCTGCCGGAGCTGGCGCAGCTATGGGGCGTGCCGCAACGTGCCGATTTCCATCCGGAAGTGGATACCGGCGTGCATGTGATGATGGTGATCGACTACGCCGCGAAGCAAGGCTATTCGCTGCCGGTGCGCTTTGCGGCGCTCACACACGATCTCGGCAAAGGCACGACACCGGAAGACATATTGCCGCGTCACATCGGACACGAGGGGCGTAGTGTGGGATTGCTCGGCCCGTTGTGCGCGCGCTTGCGCGTCCCCGTCGAGTGCCGCGAACTGGCGCAAGTTGTGGCGCGCGAGCACGGCAATATCCATGGGAGCCAGAAGTTCGGCGCGGCGGCGCTGGTGCGTTTGCTCGAGCGGTGCGACGCGCTGCGCAAACCCGACCGGTTTGTCGAAGTGCTTCAGGCGTGCGAGGCGGACGCACGCGGACGCGGCGGCGATTTCGCAACCGCACCCTATCCACAGCGAGATCGGTTGATGGCGGCGCTTGCCGCGGCGCGCAGCATCGATGCAGGGGCTGTCGCGAGCCGATACACGGACCATCCCGAGAAGATTCGCGACGCCGTGCAGGCCGCAAGAATCGATGCCGTCGAGGCGGCGGGGTTGGGCACCGCAGACGAATGAGCGCAGCGCAAGTGTGGCCGTTCGCGCCACACTTGTGCGCGCTCGACGCTACGGGAAAGGACTATTGCGATTCCGTAGACGACAGAAAGTCGTCGCGACACGGCGGCGCCAGTAATGTCGGATTTTCGGTCGGCAGCGAGAGCGCGCGCCCTGCCATCTTGATCCTCGCCATTTCAATCGAGACACTGTAAGTCCGGTCGTCGCGAGCGAAGACAAGGCCCTTCTGACGCCGGATCAGCCTGTCGACCGTTTGCGCCTGCGCGGGATCGTGCTGGATGCGGCGATGCGCATGCAGGGCGAGTCGCGTCGACGACTGCGTATGTTGCATGAGCGCCGACGGCAGCATCAGGTCAGCCTCGTGGCTGGCCACATAACCTTTGCCCAGCATCTCGCTGAACTCGCCCGCTCGCAGGCGCGTGTGCAACAACGTGAAGGCGTCGGCATTCCGGAACATGGATTTGCACGCACACAGGCTGAACATGGCGCAGTCGATGGGGCTTTGCTGGGCGCCCGTCTCGAAGAACATCAAGTGCCTGTCAAGGCCGTTGCGAGCGACGCACGTCACGGTTTGCTTCAGGGCTGCGGCTAACCGCACGAGCAGCATGGCCGAGCCCGTCGCGTTCAGCGTGCTGGATTCGACGGCGATGACGGTAGGCTCGCCCGCGTCGATGCGCAGATCGACGCCCACACAGTGCCCCTCCATGGGGCTAAGCTCGACCAGACATTGCTCGCGGAGCGGCGCTCCTTTGAGGCATTGCTCATTCACGTACTTCGCAAAATCACCGGGTGTCTCGTGATGGGTGATTCGCAAGCCGGGATGAAGCAACATCTCCGAGCGGATCAGTGCGGGGATGGCGCCCCGGTCGGCCCAGTACATATCGAGACTCTGCCGGTTTGCCTTCAGGAAGGCGACGGCGAAGTTGTAGTAGTGCGTCGGCGTCTCGGGCAGTGTCAGGGCGTCGGGGGGCGAGGGCGGAACGTTCCCGGCAAACTCCAGCGACGCACTGAAACGTCTTGCGGGCAGCGCGTGGCCTTCGGGGTCGCTCAGGGTAACCGGGCGAGAGGGGAGCGAGGGGCGGGGGACGTGTGTAGCGGCCGGCGCGTGGCCGCAGGGTGAAGACATCATGAACGGGGCTCCGGAAAAGACGAAAGGCAAAGCCCCCATGATGGAGATCTTTGCCTTTCTCCGATGTTGCCCCCGACGCGCGAACTACGGATTTGCAGTCAGCGAGAAGGCACGCTGTTGCACGCGGTCGACAGGCGTTACTCGAACGCCTTGTCGTTCGGATTCGCGTAGAGCTGCTTGAGCTGCTCGCTCATCGGGAAGTTGAAGCTGGTGTTCTTCGGCGGCACGGGCGATTCGAACCACTTCTTGTACATCGTGTTGATCTCGCCGCTCTTCATCACACCCGCGAGCGTGTCGTCGACGAGCTTTTTGAACTCCGCATCGCCATGTTTCATCATGAAGCCGTAAGCCTCGAACGACTGCGGCGTGCCCGTGACGATCCACTCGTCGGGGTTACGGCCCATCGTGCGCGCGCCGGCGAGCAGCACGTCGTCCATCATGAACGCCTGAACCCGGCCACCCTGGAGCATGGTGAACGATTCACCGTAGTCCTTGCCCGAAATCACGCTCATGTTCATTTTCTTGTCGTTGTTCATCTTGTTCAGGATGCGCTCCGACGTCGTGCCCGCATTGGTCACGACAGGCTTGCCGGCCAGATCGGGGAAGTCCTTGATGCCCGAAGTCTTGTTCACCAGCAATCGCGTGCCGGCAACGAAGAATGTGTTCGAGAAGTTGACCTGTGCCTGACGCGCTTTCAGATTCGTCGTCACGCCACACTCGATATCGACCGTACCGTTCTGCACGAGCGCGATGCGGTTCTGCGAGGTCACGGGAATGAAGCGAACTTGCAGATCGGGCTTCTTCAGACGGGTCTTCACCACGTCGACGATCTTGTTGCACAGATCCTGCGAGTAACCGATGACGTTGTGGTTGTTGTCGTAGTACGAGAACGGAATCGACGACTCGCGATGCCCGATGGAGATCACGCCGCTGCTATCGATTTTTTGCAGCGTCTCTGATGCGTTCTGGGCCAACGCCGTGCCTGCCGCGACACACATTGCTACACCCAGCATTACCCCGGTCAATCGCATCTTGATCATGTCCTGCTCCTGAAATGGTCTCACCGTGATTCCCGTTTGAATCATTTGTTTCATGTTAATTTTTTTGCAACAAATGATCAAATGGTTGTTAACCCTAGCAGCGACAGGGGTTTGATGGCGACGCGCGACGGCGCTGGCCGGCCCTTGAGGGCAGTGGACAGGCGGAGGATCAGGGGGGAGCCGGAGACAGGAAGCCGCCGGCGGGCGTTGCAACAGGTGTTGCGCGCAGCGCCGGGGATTACAGCAAACGAATCAGCAAATTGAAGACGAGCGAGAGCACGACCGTCGAGGCAAAGGGGAAGACCATCTCGCGGCCGCGCCAGCGCAGACGTAGGTCACCGGGCAACCGGCCGATGCCGAGCTTGGTGAGCCATGGCGAGGCTGCCGAGAGGATGCAGATCGCAATGAAGATCGTGAACATCCAGCGAAACATCGGCATGACCTTTTATGAAGGGATTGCGTTAGAGCGCGTGGCTGCGATCGCCCGTGGCGAAGCCGAGCAGACCGGCCCACTCGTCCATGCCGCGTCCGAAGGCGATGACCTTGAATAGCTCGCCCATCTCCGCTTCGGAGAGCAGCTTCTGCGCGGCGGCGGCCGCCGGCAGGAACGTCTTCGGATCGGTCGGATCGAGCGCACTCATCAGGTCGACGATGCCTGCGTTCATCAGGAATCGCGCCTGCGACGTGAAACCGAGCAGATCGAGCCCGGCTTCGACACCGGCGTCGGCAATTCCGGAAAACTCGACGTGCGCCGTGATGTCCTGCAAGCCCGGATAGTAGAACGGATCGTCGTGTGCGTGATGACGGTAGTGGCACATCAACGTGCCGTGAGCCCGCTGCGGGTGATAGTACTCACGCGCGGGGAACCCGTAGTCGATGAGCAGCAACACACCGCGCGCGAGCAACGGCGCCACGCTGCGCACGAAGGCCGATCCGGCTTCGTGCGTTTCCGTCAGGTATTCCTGTGTGGGCGGCAGCTCGGCCAGCGTGGCGAGCGCTTCCGGCAACTGGCCGCTATACAAGCGTTCTTCCCACCCGAAACCCGCCGGTGTCCGAATCACGCCGCGCTGGAACCAGACAGGCTGCCCGGTCTCGTCCGGACGTCGCGCCCACAGGTGCACCGGCATGGCGTCGAGCACTTCGTTGCCGAGCATCACGCCGTGAAACGCGTCGGGCAAGCGGTCGAGCCACGTCACACGCTCGAGCAAATGCGGTGCCGCGCTGGCGATGGTGTCGCGCTGGCGTGCGCGCAACTCGCCGGACAGTTCCATGATCGAGTACGTCTCGCAGGGCGTGCCTTCGGCCTCGAGCGCGAGCAGCAGATCGGCGGCCAGACGTCCCGACCCGGCGCCGAATTCCAGCACATGGGCGTCGCCCGTCTGCTCGAAGATTTCACCGAGTTGACGGGCCAGCGTGCGCGCGAAGAATGGGGTGAGTTCCGGTGCGGTGACGAAGTCGCTGCCGTCGGCGGCAAGGCGACCGAATTTGGCGGCGCCGGCGGCGTAATAACCGAGGCCGGGCGCGTACAGGGCCAGTTCCATGAAGCGATCGAACGGCAACCAGCCGCCGGCCGCATCGATGGCGTCGGCAAGATGCGCCGTGAGACGGCGCGAGTGTTCGAGCGCGTCCGGCTCCGGA
This window of the Pandoraea fibrosis genome carries:
- a CDS encoding DUF2905 domain-containing protein, giving the protein MPMFRWMFTIFIAICILSAASPWLTKLGIGRLPGDLRLRWRGREMVFPFASTVVLSLVFNLLIRLL
- a CDS encoding class I SAM-dependent methyltransferase, with the translated sequence MNQAAPKPHSLPVPEPDALEHSRRLTAHLADAIDAAGGWLPFDRFMELALYAPGLGYYAAGAAKFGRLAADGSDFVTAPELTPFFARTLARQLGEIFEQTGDAHVLEFGAGSGRLAADLLLALEAEGTPCETYSIMELSGELRARQRDTIASAAPHLLERVTWLDRLPDAFHGVMLGNEVLDAMPVHLWARRPDETGQPVWFQRGVIRTPAGFGWEERLYSGQLPEALATLAELPPTQEYLTETHEAGSAFVRSVAPLLARGVLLLIDYGFPAREYYHPQRAHGTLMCHYRHHAHDDPFYYPGLQDITAHVEFSGIADAGVEAGLDLLGFTSQARFLMNAGIVDLMSALDPTDPKTFLPAAAAAQKLLSEAEMGELFKVIAFGRGMDEWAGLLGFATGDRSHAL
- a CDS encoding glutamate/aspartate ABC transporter substrate-binding protein gives rise to the protein MIKMRLTGVMLGVAMCVAAGTALAQNASETLQKIDSSGVISIGHRESSIPFSYYDNNHNVIGYSQDLCNKIVDVVKTRLKKPDLQVRFIPVTSQNRIALVQNGTVDIECGVTTNLKARQAQVNFSNTFFVAGTRLLVNKTSGIKDFPDLAGKPVVTNAGTTSERILNKMNNDKKMNMSVISGKDYGESFTMLQGGRVQAFMMDDVLLAGARTMGRNPDEWIVTGTPQSFEAYGFMMKHGDAEFKKLVDDTLAGVMKSGEINTMYKKWFESPVPPKNTSFNFPMSEQLKQLYANPNDKAFE